From the genome of Devriesea agamarum, one region includes:
- a CDS encoding glycoside hydrolase family 1 protein: protein MRTTRTDLTGTSSVKPFPKGFLWGGAVAANQVEGAYRDGGKGLSIQDVMPQGVQAPPTAEPTGDNLKLQGIDFYHRYAEDIALFADLGFTVFRFSIAWSRIFPRGDEEQPNEEGLAFYDRLLDELERHGIEPMVTISHYETPLHLAKTYGGWTDRRMIRFYERYARTLFERFGHRVKLWLTFNEINSVLHQPLMSGGILTPADQLKPADLYHAVHHELVASASVTRMAHEMMPEAKVGCMVIALPVYPLTPDPRDVLAAQRTDHDSLAFSDVHVRGEYPGYFLRMLREHGIDLDITADDRDTLRHTVDFVSFSYYMSICDGVTQDIEPGEGNLMGGLPNPTLPASQWGWQIDPIGLRIVLNQFWDRWQKPLFIVENGLGARDVLTTGPDGTPKVEDDYRIAYLNDHLVQVREAIEDGVKILGYTTWGCIDCVSASSGQMSKRYGFIYVDRNDDGTGSLARYRKKSFEWYQRVIATHGSSLQPQPES from the coding sequence ATGAGAACCACCCGCACCGACCTCACCGGCACATCCAGTGTGAAACCTTTTCCAAAGGGTTTTCTCTGGGGTGGCGCCGTCGCTGCGAACCAGGTCGAAGGAGCCTATCGGGACGGCGGCAAAGGGCTGTCCATTCAAGATGTCATGCCCCAAGGGGTGCAGGCACCGCCGACCGCAGAACCCACGGGTGACAATCTCAAGCTACAGGGCATCGACTTTTACCACCGATACGCGGAAGACATTGCTCTTTTCGCCGACCTGGGTTTCACAGTTTTCCGGTTCTCCATTGCGTGGTCGCGCATTTTTCCGCGCGGAGATGAAGAGCAGCCAAACGAAGAAGGCCTCGCCTTTTACGATCGCCTCCTCGATGAATTAGAGCGCCACGGCATCGAACCGATGGTGACTATAAGTCACTACGAAACCCCGCTGCATTTAGCGAAAACCTATGGCGGGTGGACTGATCGCCGCATGATCAGGTTCTACGAACGCTATGCCCGCACACTTTTTGAACGGTTCGGACACCGCGTCAAACTGTGGCTGACATTTAACGAAATTAACTCGGTGTTGCATCAACCGCTGATGTCCGGAGGAATCCTCACACCGGCTGACCAGCTCAAACCCGCGGACCTCTACCACGCCGTGCATCACGAACTCGTTGCCTCCGCATCGGTGACCCGCATGGCGCACGAGATGATGCCCGAGGCCAAAGTAGGTTGCATGGTCATCGCTCTTCCGGTCTATCCACTCACCCCGGATCCACGAGACGTGCTCGCTGCGCAGCGCACCGACCACGATTCCCTCGCATTCAGCGATGTTCACGTTCGCGGTGAATATCCGGGCTATTTCTTGCGCATGTTGCGCGAGCACGGCATCGATTTGGATATCACCGCGGATGACCGAGACACCCTGAGGCACACAGTGGATTTCGTATCCTTCAGCTACTACATGTCTATCTGCGATGGCGTTACCCAGGACATCGAACCAGGCGAAGGCAACCTGATGGGCGGTCTACCCAACCCCACCCTCCCCGCCTCACAGTGGGGGTGGCAGATCGACCCCATCGGTTTACGCATCGTGCTCAACCAGTTCTGGGACCGATGGCAAAAACCGCTTTTCATCGTGGAAAACGGGCTGGGTGCTCGGGATGTTTTGACCACCGGCCCCGATGGCACGCCCAAGGTCGAGGACGACTACCGCATCGCCTATCTCAATGATCACCTGGTGCAGGTTCGCGAGGCCATTGAGGACGGCGTGAAAATCTTGGGATACACCACCTGGGGATGCATCGACTGTGTGTCAGCATCCAGCGGACAAATGTCCAAGCGCTACGGGTTCATTTACGTTGACCGCAACGATGACGGTACTGGCAGTTTAGCCCGCTATCGTAAGAAGTCTTTTGAGTGGTATCAGCGTGTCATCGCCACTCACGGGAGCTCATTGCAACCTCAGCCTGAGTCGTAG